The proteins below are encoded in one region of Lactuca sativa cultivar Salinas chromosome 3, Lsat_Salinas_v11, whole genome shotgun sequence:
- the LOC128132813 gene encoding uncharacterized protein LOC128132813: protein MSSSSSSDLMAVEEAKFIGSVMAKTVAYYQNRLGETSCARPNLKKSSLRRNYEAEHDCLIEDYFVDDVVYAIKFRRRFRMRKELMLRIGDLEGRFPYFQWKMDAMQRYLRKPTINDIHQFYMVHEGEHGFPGMLAGANNDINVLDQSPVFNDIYLGKSHDVPFQANMVVYKRGYYLTDGIYPPLSVFVKLFTCPNDPKRKKFKEAQESARKDVERAFGVLKRRWQVLTVGARSYEVKRLQHVMYACVILHNMILEDEGRAICRYNENEVLPNVEGVAVDEDSDMLVESEDSDDESDVVESNADDQGYDEDDDFE from the exons atgtcatcatcttcatcatccgaTTTGATGGCTGTAGAGGAGGCTAAATTTATCGGTTCCGTCATGGCGAAAACGGTTGCATACTATCAAAACCGACTAGGTGAAACATCATGTGCACGACCTAACCTAAAAAAGTCGTCGTTACGTAGAAATTACGAAGCCGAACACGATTGCcttatagaagattattttgtAGATGATGTCGTCTACGCTATAAAGTTTCGACGTCGGTTCCGGATGAGGAAGGAACTAATGTTACGTATTGGCGATTTGGAAGGTCGCTTTCCATATTTCCAATGGAAAATGGATGCAAt GCAACGTTATTTGCGCAAACCAACTATCAACGATATCCACCAATTTTATATGGTGCATGAAGGCGAACATGGATTCCCTGGAATGCTAG CTGGTGCAAACAATGACATCAATGTGCTAGACCAGTCGCCGGTATTCAACGATATCTACCTTGGAAAGTCACACGATGTACCTTTTCAAGCAAATATGGTAGTATATAAGCGTGGATACTATCTTACTGACGGTATATATCCTCCTTTGTCTGTTTTTGTGAAATTGTTTACATGTCCTAACGACCCGAAAAGGAAAAAGTTTAAAGAGGCGCAAGAGTCAGCTAGGAAGGATGTGGAGCGAGCATTTGGTGTACTTAAAAGACGTTGGCAAGTACTAACGGTCGGGGCAAGGTCATATGAGGTGAAAAGGTTACAACACGTAATGTATGCATGTgtcatattgcataatatgattcttgaagacGAAGGAAGAGCGATATGCCGATACAACGAAAATGAAGTTTTGCCAAATGTCGAAGGAGTAGCCGTTG ACGAGGATTCTGATATGTTGGTCGAGAGTGAAGATTCTGACGACGAGAGTGACGTTGTGGAGAGTAATGCAGACGATCAAGGCTATGACGAAGACGATGATTTTGAATGA